One Myxococcaceae bacterium JPH2 genomic window, GCCGACATCGGCACGGCTTCCACCAGGCGCGCCACGAGCGCGGACGCCGTGCCGTCAAAGAGCGTGTCCACGAGGTGGCGCACGCTGTGCGCCTCGTACGACTCTCGAGGCAGGAGCGCCGAGTACAGGTGGCCGCGCCCCTCCTTGCGGCTGCGCACCACCTCCTTCTGCTCCAGGATGCGCAGCACCGTGGACACCGAGGTGTACGCCAGCTTGCGCTCCGGAGGCAGCGCCGCCAGGACGTCCGCGACACTCACCTCGCCCAACCTCCAGACGATGTGCATCAGCTCCAGCTCCACGGGCGTGAGCTGCCGCGACTCCTCGGCGGGCAATGACTTGGACACGGGTGAGACCTCCTGGCCGCGAACAACTAAGAATTTAGTTCTCACAGAACTAAACCCTTAGTTGAACCGCGTCAAGTCGCCCACGCGTACCGGGTCCGAGCACCCGTCAGCTGACAGGATGGGCTGTAGGCCTTCGCCGCACCCACGGCGGGCGGGCGGGCGCGAGGGTGCAGGGCCGCTCGCCGGACGTACCAGGAGGGTGAACTTTCTCACGCACCCCACGGGCTGAGTCCCTAGACTGCCCCCACATGCTCCACGTCATACCCCTGGGTGGCCTCGGCGAGATTGGCCTCAACGCCATGGTGCTCGCTTGTCGCGGGGAGATGCTGCTCATCGACGCCGGACTGATGTTCCCCTCGGAGGGGATGCCGGGCGTCGACATCATCATTCCGGACTTCACCCACCTGAAGCAGAACGCCTCGCAGCTCAAGGGCATCCTGCTCACGCACGGCCATGAGGACCACGTCGGCGCGCTCCCCTTCCTGCTGGGAGAGGTGCCCGTACCCGTCTACGGCACGCGCTTCACCCTGGCCATGGCGCGCC contains:
- a CDS encoding BlaI/MecI/CopY family transcriptional regulator; its protein translation is MSKSLPAEESRQLTPVELELMHIVWRLGEVSVADVLAALPPERKLAYTSVSTVLRILEQKEVVRSRKEGRGHLYSALLPRESYEAHSVRHLVDTLFDGTASALVARLVEAVPMSAEEVEQLRKLLGRKGTKS